Proteins from a single region of Solidesulfovibrio fructosivorans JJ]:
- the rd gene encoding rubredoxin translates to MDKYECSICGYVYDPAAGDPDNGVAPGTKFEDIPEDWVCPVCGAPKSEFNKV, encoded by the coding sequence ATGGACAAATACGAATGCAGCATCTGTGGCTATGTGTATGATCCCGCCGCCGGCGATCCCGACAATGGCGTGGCTCCCGGCACCAAGTTCGAAGACATCCCCGAGGATTGGGTCTGCCCGGTCTGCGGCGCCCCGAAAAGCGAATTCAACAAGGTCTAG
- a CDS encoding methyl-accepting chemotaxis protein, translating into MGVVSRSLGLKVLLLVSGLTILAFTGLFLANAHWQRQGSVAQIDHTARRISDILRMAIEEPMRLGKNAETAAQFTKVAAAHTDIRVFLTDFQGNVTYSTDTAAVRRDFTALSPDAAVTGLVGKALADDFHGGDILPWAGTRSFVAVSSVRNEPACHHCHGASKPILGAMVVVQDITPEVTRLRDDQIKSAGLSLGGMAALLVALLLFMKHSVVGRVKKLAGLSEAISHGSLDLSFDVPGKDEIAQLAVNLSAMVRTIKDQLEYNKGILNGVIIPIFVADKNRRFEFVNIPLQHILGKTDAEMLGALVADSFKREDGRSGCAGVLDSGECASGFTRFTRTDGQVFPLHYEISPLKNASGDVVGVIGVLIDLTQEEKDKDRIRSQREKLLVVADEVTAVAKNLSDASDILTASMDELTGGVENTARETERVATAMEEMNATVIEVAQNAGDTAQASDVATRAAIDGGQEVARTVDETKQVSVKTAELAGSLANLETRAVNIGQVLSVIGDIADQTNLLALNAAIEAARAGDAGRGFAVVADEVRKLAEKTMTATAEVATAITDIQDSTRLVVAGMNDTKSKVEQTAGMAEKSGFVLTGIVEQSNRIADMVRNIAAASEQQSATSEEVNGSVSHINELSKDIARQIGDANTRIGEVRSMAHHLAELVEQFRQE; encoded by the coding sequence ATGGGAGTCGTTTCACGCTCGCTTGGACTCAAGGTGCTCCTGCTCGTTTCGGGCCTGACCATCCTCGCCTTCACCGGCCTTTTCCTGGCCAACGCCCACTGGCAGCGCCAGGGCTCCGTGGCCCAGATCGACCACACCGCCCGGCGCATAAGCGACATCCTGCGCATGGCCATCGAAGAGCCCATGCGCCTCGGCAAGAATGCCGAAACCGCGGCCCAGTTCACCAAGGTGGCCGCGGCCCACACCGACATCCGGGTCTTTCTGACCGACTTCCAGGGCAACGTGACCTACTCCACGGACACCGCCGCCGTGCGCCGGGATTTCACCGCCCTGTCCCCGGACGCGGCCGTCACCGGACTGGTGGGGAAAGCCCTGGCCGACGACTTCCACGGCGGCGACATCCTGCCCTGGGCCGGAACCAGGTCCTTCGTGGCCGTAAGCTCCGTGCGCAACGAACCGGCCTGCCACCACTGCCACGGGGCGTCCAAGCCCATCCTCGGGGCCATGGTCGTGGTCCAGGACATCACCCCGGAAGTGACCCGGCTGCGGGACGACCAGATAAAAAGCGCCGGCCTGTCCCTTGGCGGCATGGCCGCCCTGCTCGTCGCCCTGCTGCTCTTCATGAAGCATTCCGTGGTCGGCCGGGTAAAAAAGCTGGCCGGCCTGTCCGAGGCCATAAGCCACGGTTCCCTCGACCTTTCCTTCGATGTGCCGGGCAAGGACGAGATCGCCCAGCTCGCCGTCAACCTCTCGGCCATGGTGCGCACCATCAAGGACCAGCTCGAATACAACAAGGGCATCTTAAACGGCGTCATCATTCCCATTTTCGTGGCCGATAAGAACCGCCGCTTCGAATTTGTCAACATCCCCCTCCAGCATATCCTCGGCAAGACCGACGCCGAAATGCTGGGCGCACTCGTGGCCGACAGTTTCAAGCGCGAGGACGGACGCTCGGGCTGCGCCGGAGTGCTCGATTCCGGGGAGTGCGCCAGCGGGTTCACCCGGTTCACCCGAACCGACGGCCAGGTCTTTCCCCTGCACTACGAGATTTCCCCGCTCAAAAACGCCTCGGGCGACGTGGTCGGCGTCATCGGCGTGCTCATCGACCTGACCCAGGAGGAAAAGGACAAGGACCGCATCCGCTCCCAGCGCGAGAAACTCCTGGTCGTGGCCGACGAGGTCACCGCCGTGGCCAAGAACCTGTCCGACGCCTCGGACATCCTGACCGCCAGCATGGACGAGCTGACCGGCGGCGTGGAAAACACCGCCCGCGAGACCGAGCGCGTGGCCACGGCCATGGAGGAGATGAACGCCACCGTGATCGAGGTGGCCCAAAACGCCGGCGACACGGCCCAGGCCTCGGACGTGGCCACCAGGGCCGCCATCGACGGCGGCCAGGAGGTGGCCCGCACCGTGGACGAGACCAAGCAGGTCTCGGTCAAGACCGCCGAGCTGGCCGGGTCCCTGGCCAACCTCGAGACCAGGGCCGTCAACATCGGCCAGGTGCTGTCCGTCATCGGCGACATCGCCGACCAGACGAACCTGCTGGCCTTAAACGCCGCCATCGAGGCGGCCAGGGCCGGCGATGCCGGGCGCGGATTCGCGGTCGTCGCCGACGAGGTCCGCAAACTGGCCGAAAAGACCATGACCGCGACCGCCGAGGTGGCCACGGCCATAACCGACATCCAGGACAGCACGCGCCTGGTCGTGGCCGGCATGAACGACACCAAGTCCAAGGTGGAACAGACGGCGGGCATGGCCGAAAAGTCCGGCTTCGTGCTCACGGGCATCGTCGAGCAATCCAACCGCATCGCCGACATGGTGCGCAACATCGCCGCCGCTTCGGAGCAACAGTCCGCCACCAGCGAGGAAGTCAACGGCAGCGTGAGCCACATCAACGAACTGTCCAAGGACATCGCCCGCCAGATCGGCGACGCCAACACCCGCATCGGCGAGGTGCGCTCCATGGCCCATCATCTGGCCGAGCTGGTGGAACAGTTCCGGCAGGAGTAG
- a CDS encoding cytochrome c family protein has product MSVRLRSFCMALLAAALLSSPLPAFAQQNGQAPSAPANPAVYVGSKACQECHAKEYESYSKYSKKAHSSQSVKIMAKKLTPEELRGCFACHTTGYGQPGGFVSFEKTPELANAGCEVCHGPGSAHVASGGDPSLIKSKLAMSECERCHNAERVRNFNFKPMLFAGAH; this is encoded by the coding sequence ATGTCAGTCCGGCTGCGGTCTTTTTGTATGGCTTTGCTCGCGGCGGCCCTGCTCTCCTCTCCCCTCCCCGCCTTTGCCCAACAAAACGGCCAAGCCCCGTCCGCGCCCGCCAACCCCGCCGTCTACGTCGGCTCCAAAGCCTGCCAGGAATGTCACGCCAAGGAATACGAATCGTATTCCAAGTACTCGAAAAAAGCCCACTCCTCCCAATCGGTCAAGATCATGGCCAAAAAGCTCACGCCCGAGGAACTGCGCGGCTGCTTCGCCTGCCATACCACCGGCTACGGCCAGCCCGGCGGCTTCGTGAGCTTCGAAAAAACGCCCGAACTGGCCAATGCCGGCTGCGAGGTCTGCCACGGCCCGGGCTCGGCCCATGTCGCTTCCGGCGGCGACCCGTCCCTCATCAAATCGAAGCTGGCCATGTCCGAGTGCGAGCGCTGCCACAACGCCGAACGCGTGCGCAACTTCAACTTCAAGCCCATGCTCTTCGCCGGAGCGCATTAG
- a CDS encoding phosphoribosylformylglycinamidine synthase subunit PurL has protein sequence MLSRVAVGLRPSVTDVLGHRVAAKIGNELRLPVTAVRLVKIFTIDGLTEAEAAEVAAAGVLHDPVVQEASLDPISPAPEATDWVIEIGFRPGVTDNEARTARDTIALALSLPEDRKASLAVYTAAQYHIEGLSDRAAAERVAVDLLANDLLQRHDIKSGDEWRAEPGFPARAARVTGQASAKVEAPDLFNMLEADMLEFGRARTLALSLPEWWAIRAYFGRPGFKMRRSVFGLVHNPTDVELECIAQTWSEHCKHKIFNAVIDYVDEETGEVEVIESLYKTYVQGSTRDIRKALGENDFCLSVFSDNAGVVRFTDELHICIKVETHNSPSALDPYGGALTGIVGVNRDPMGTGMGANLLCNTDVFCFASPFWEGQLPPRLLHPRRVLEGVREGVEHGGNKSGIPTVNGSIVFDERYLGKPLVFCGTVGTLPAALGGKPSYVKKAMSGDYIVMVGGRVGKDGIHGATFSSEELHEGSPATAVQIGDPITQRRMYDFLMRARDLGLYHAITDNGAGGLSSSVGEMAQDSGGCELYLDRVPLKYDGLVPWEIFTSEAQERMTLAVPPNHLPAFLKLSREMGVESTELGNFTDSGFLRVHYGKRVIAYIDMEFLHGGAPRMHLAAAWKRPEIPRTEPVMPGGGHGKLLKRMLGRLNICSKEYVVRQYDHEVKGGSAVKPLCGARRDGPSDGGVLRPDLSRPEGVALSHGICPRYSDIDTYWMMAAAIDEAVRGAVAVGADPARLAGVDNFCWCDPVESEKTPDGRYKLAQLVRANRALAHFCRAYRVPCVSGKDSMKNDYSGGGAKISIPPTVLFSVMGFVPDVARVVTSDFKRADDLVYVLGVTRPELGASELADELGFSSPDVPQVDATPAARRYSALHAAMRRGLVSACHDCSDGGLAVALAEMALGGRLGADLDLALVPAVPGLTDLELLYAESQSRLVVTVAPANRDAFEALFAGEALGRIGVVTDAPDLILRRGSVIFCAETADELAEAFKATLDW, from the coding sequence ATGCTCAGTCGCGTCGCCGTGGGCCTGCGCCCAAGCGTTACGGACGTCCTCGGCCATCGGGTGGCCGCCAAGATCGGAAACGAACTGCGCCTGCCCGTCACGGCCGTTCGCCTCGTCAAAATCTTTACCATCGACGGCCTGACCGAGGCCGAAGCGGCCGAAGTCGCCGCCGCCGGCGTGCTGCACGACCCGGTGGTGCAGGAAGCTTCCCTCGATCCCATCTCCCCGGCCCCGGAAGCCACGGACTGGGTCATCGAGATCGGCTTTCGCCCGGGCGTGACCGACAACGAGGCCAGGACCGCCCGGGACACCATCGCCCTGGCGCTTTCCCTGCCCGAGGACCGCAAGGCGTCGCTCGCCGTCTACACCGCCGCCCAGTACCACATCGAGGGCCTGTCCGACCGGGCCGCGGCCGAGCGCGTGGCCGTGGACCTGCTCGCCAACGACCTGCTCCAGCGCCACGACATCAAGTCCGGCGACGAGTGGCGCGCCGAGCCGGGCTTTCCCGCCCGCGCCGCCAGGGTGACCGGACAGGCCAGCGCCAAGGTCGAGGCCCCGGACCTGTTCAACATGCTCGAAGCGGACATGCTGGAATTCGGGCGCGCGCGCACCCTGGCCCTGTCGTTGCCCGAGTGGTGGGCCATCCGCGCCTACTTCGGCCGGCCGGGCTTCAAGATGCGCCGCTCGGTCTTCGGCCTTGTGCACAACCCCACCGACGTGGAGCTCGAGTGCATCGCCCAGACCTGGTCCGAGCACTGCAAGCACAAGATCTTCAACGCCGTCATCGACTACGTGGACGAGGAAACCGGCGAGGTCGAGGTCATCGAGAGCCTGTACAAGACCTACGTCCAGGGATCGACCCGCGACATCCGCAAGGCTCTTGGCGAAAACGACTTCTGCTTGTCTGTTTTTTCCGACAACGCCGGCGTGGTGCGCTTTACCGACGAGCTGCACATCTGCATCAAGGTGGAGACCCACAACAGCCCCTCGGCCCTCGATCCCTACGGCGGCGCGCTGACCGGCATCGTCGGCGTCAACCGCGACCCCATGGGCACCGGCATGGGGGCGAACCTTTTGTGCAACACCGACGTCTTCTGCTTCGCCTCGCCGTTTTGGGAAGGCCAGCTTCCCCCGCGCCTGCTCCATCCCCGCCGGGTGCTCGAAGGCGTGCGCGAGGGCGTGGAGCACGGCGGCAACAAGTCCGGCATCCCGACCGTCAACGGCTCCATCGTCTTCGACGAGCGCTACCTCGGCAAGCCGCTGGTTTTTTGCGGCACGGTCGGCACCCTGCCCGCAGCCCTTGGCGGCAAGCCGAGCTACGTCAAAAAGGCCATGTCCGGGGACTACATCGTCATGGTCGGCGGCCGGGTCGGCAAGGACGGCATCCACGGCGCGACCTTCTCCTCCGAAGAGCTGCACGAGGGCTCGCCGGCCACGGCCGTGCAGATCGGCGACCCCATCACCCAGCGCCGCATGTACGACTTCCTCATGCGCGCCCGCGACCTGGGGCTCTACCACGCCATCACCGACAACGGCGCGGGCGGGCTGTCGAGCTCCGTGGGCGAGATGGCCCAGGACAGCGGCGGCTGCGAGCTCTACCTCGACCGGGTGCCGCTCAAATACGACGGTCTGGTCCCCTGGGAGATTTTCACCTCCGAAGCCCAGGAGCGCATGACCCTGGCCGTGCCGCCCAACCATCTCCCGGCCTTCCTGAAGCTTTCCCGCGAAATGGGCGTGGAGTCCACCGAACTCGGCAACTTCACCGACTCCGGGTTCCTGCGCGTCCATTACGGCAAGCGCGTCATCGCCTACATCGACATGGAGTTCCTGCACGGAGGCGCGCCGCGCATGCATCTCGCCGCCGCGTGGAAACGCCCGGAAATCCCCCGCACCGAGCCCGTCATGCCCGGCGGCGGACACGGCAAGCTCTTAAAGCGCATGCTCGGCCGGCTCAATATCTGCAGCAAGGAATACGTGGTGCGCCAGTACGACCACGAGGTCAAAGGCGGCTCGGCGGTCAAGCCCCTGTGCGGCGCGCGGCGCGACGGCCCGTCCGACGGCGGCGTGCTGCGCCCGGACCTGTCGCGGCCCGAGGGCGTGGCCCTCTCCCACGGCATCTGCCCGCGCTACTCCGACATCGACACCTACTGGATGATGGCCGCGGCCATCGACGAGGCCGTGCGCGGCGCGGTGGCCGTGGGCGCGGATCCCGCGCGCCTGGCCGGGGTGGACAACTTCTGCTGGTGCGACCCGGTGGAATCGGAAAAGACCCCGGACGGCCGCTACAAGCTGGCCCAGCTCGTACGCGCCAACCGGGCCCTGGCCCATTTCTGCCGGGCCTACCGCGTGCCCTGCGTTTCGGGCAAGGATTCCATGAAAAACGACTACTCCGGCGGCGGAGCCAAGATCTCCATCCCGCCCACGGTGCTCTTTTCGGTCATGGGATTCGTGCCCGACGTCGCCCGGGTGGTGACGTCCGATTTCAAGCGGGCCGACGACCTAGTCTACGTCCTCGGCGTCACGCGCCCGGAACTGGGCGCTTCGGAGCTTGCCGACGAACTGGGCTTTTCCTCGCCCGACGTGCCCCAGGTCGACGCCACCCCGGCCGCGCGGCGCTACAGCGCCCTGCACGCGGCCATGCGCCGGGGACTGGTTTCCGCCTGCCACGACTGCTCCGACGGCGGCTTGGCCGTGGCCCTGGCCGAGATGGCGCTTGGCGGCCGGCTCGGCGCGGACCTGGATCTGGCCTTGGTCCCGGCCGTTCCGGGGCTCACCGACCTGGAGCTGCTCTACGCCGAGTCGCAAAGCCGGCTGGTGGTGACGGTCGCCCCGGCAAACCGGGACGCCTTCGAGGCGCTTTTCGCCGGAGAGGCCCTTGGCCGCATCGGCGTGGTCACCGACGCCCCGGATTTGATCCTGCGCCGGGGATCGGTCATCTTCTGCGCCGAAACCGCCGACGAGCTGGCCGAAGCCTTCAAGGCCACCCTCGACTGGTAG
- a CDS encoding polyprenyl synthetase family protein: MSDFADILSREVPAINRHLEDATASLSPLVQPVVRHVLLAGGKRLRPLLAILVARALGHQEDDVYPLACSLEFLHSATLLHDDIVDGATLRRGRPSAHTRFGATHTILAGDVLLALANRTVAEYDDPELTRILSEALLQTATGEILEIAHLRDTDLPLDTYLSIITGKTAHLLQAACHCGAVLAGVDANLCEAAKTLGVNCGIAFQLVDDALDYTSPAAVSGKPTGGDLKEGKVTLPLILYLAAQPFEARRRLAEDFRQDQLSGEDIEYLRGNIVAGGHAEKTREMAAAYLEKAQAALAVFPPSPEADLIGQVLAPMLARDK, encoded by the coding sequence ATGAGCGATTTCGCGGACATATTATCTCGGGAAGTTCCGGCCATAAACCGGCACCTGGAGGACGCCACGGCGTCGTTGAGTCCTCTGGTGCAGCCGGTGGTGCGCCATGTGCTTTTGGCCGGAGGCAAACGCCTGCGTCCGCTGCTCGCCATTTTGGTGGCCAGGGCGCTGGGGCACCAGGAAGACGACGTCTATCCCCTGGCCTGCTCCCTGGAGTTCCTCCATTCGGCCACACTCCTCCACGACGACATCGTGGACGGGGCGACGCTTAGGCGCGGCCGACCCTCGGCTCATACCCGTTTCGGCGCCACCCACACCATCCTGGCCGGCGACGTGCTTTTGGCCCTGGCCAACCGGACCGTGGCCGAATACGACGACCCGGAGCTGACCCGCATCCTCTCCGAGGCCCTGCTCCAGACCGCCACGGGCGAGATCTTGGAAATCGCCCATCTGCGAGACACCGACCTGCCGCTCGACACCTATCTTTCCATCATCACGGGCAAAACGGCCCACCTGCTCCAGGCCGCCTGCCACTGCGGCGCGGTGCTGGCCGGAGTCGACGCCAACCTGTGCGAGGCGGCCAAGACCCTCGGCGTCAACTGCGGCATCGCCTTCCAGCTCGTGGACGACGCCCTGGACTATACCTCTCCGGCCGCGGTTTCCGGCAAACCCACGGGCGGGGACCTCAAGGAAGGCAAGGTCACGCTGCCCCTGATCCTCTACCTCGCCGCCCAGCCCTTCGAGGCGCGTCGCCGCCTGGCCGAGGATTTCCGCCAGGACCAGCTTTCCGGCGAGGACATCGAATACTTGCGCGGCAACATCGTCGCCGGCGGACACGCCGAAAAAACCCGGGAAATGGCCGCCGCCTACCTGGAAAAAGCCCAGGCCGCCCTGGCCGTCTTCCCTCCCTCGCCGGAAGCCGACCTCATCGGCCAGGTGCTGGCGCCCATGCTCGCCCGGGACAAATAG
- a CDS encoding MqnA/MqnD/SBP family protein, translating to MPSDAVSVAISPCPNDVVIFGAWILGRVGLPDARATFAFEDVETLNEAALAGTYDVVKVSAAMAAPLADRYAVLPSGAAFGFGAGPKLVCDAGFTGRPKTVAVPGLRTTAATLLRAALADDDPALPPPDAAFVPVRYDAIVDAVRSGRTEAGLLIHETALAAADHGLRLVLDLGRWWEARLPDVPVPLGVILAKKSLGQARLTALGELLRRSLLAAREEPELVAPLARLLAREKNEAVIRAHIEAYVGELSLAMGATGTRALARLCEIAQMAKERHLPAGSPLPAPDQSC from the coding sequence GTGCCAAGCGATGCCGTTTCCGTCGCCATTTCCCCCTGTCCCAACGACGTGGTCATCTTCGGGGCCTGGATTCTCGGCCGGGTGGGCCTGCCGGACGCCCGGGCGACCTTCGCTTTCGAGGATGTGGAAACCCTAAACGAAGCCGCCCTGGCCGGGACCTACGACGTGGTCAAGGTTTCGGCGGCCATGGCCGCGCCCCTGGCCGACCGTTACGCCGTGCTGCCCTCGGGCGCGGCTTTCGGCTTCGGGGCCGGCCCCAAGCTCGTGTGCGACGCCGGCTTTACCGGCCGGCCGAAGACCGTGGCCGTGCCGGGGCTGCGCACCACGGCGGCGACGCTTTTGCGGGCCGCCCTGGCCGACGACGACCCGGCCCTGCCGCCCCCGGACGCCGCGTTTGTCCCGGTGCGCTACGACGCCATCGTCGACGCGGTGCGCTCCGGCCGGACCGAGGCGGGCCTGCTCATCCACGAAACCGCCCTGGCCGCCGCCGACCACGGCCTGCGCCTGGTCCTCGACCTCGGCCGGTGGTGGGAGGCGCGCCTGCCGGATGTGCCCGTGCCGCTGGGCGTGATCCTGGCAAAAAAAAGCCTGGGCCAGGCGCGGTTGACCGCGCTTGGGGAGCTTTTGCGCCGAAGCCTCCTGGCCGCCCGGGAGGAGCCGGAACTGGTGGCTCCGCTGGCCCGGCTGCTGGCCCGGGAAAAAAACGAGGCCGTCATCCGGGCCCACATCGAGGCCTATGTGGGCGAGCTGAGTCTGGCCATGGGCGCAACCGGAACCAGGGCGCTTGCCCGGCTTTGCGAGATCGCGCAAATGGCCAAAGAACGCCATTTGCCGGCCGGTTCCCCCTTGCCAGCCCCGGACCAATCCTGTTAA
- the mqnB gene encoding futalosine hydrolase → MAQAQQTCSPLVIVLATAKEYKAALSPLGAPAAPEPGGNVIWRRGGREHLVCVTGVGPVAAAASLGLALGRLGPSVSGVVNLGLAGSFDFAAAPLGALVAATAEAFPEYGLRAKAGVDTQGLGFPQLTLAGVPVYDHLPLAPEADAAAMGLALPESCVLETAVTVAGVSGEPDRAAILSRKYKAATESMEGFAVAMAASMAGVPFLELRAVSNKVGSRPPEDWDLSGALAALGRAADRLLS, encoded by the coding sequence ATGGCGCAAGCACAACAGACCTGCTCCCCCCTGGTCATCGTCCTGGCCACGGCCAAGGAGTACAAGGCGGCGCTGTCGCCGCTCGGCGCGCCGGCCGCTCCGGAGCCGGGGGGGAACGTTATCTGGCGGCGCGGCGGGCGCGAGCACCTGGTGTGCGTCACCGGGGTCGGCCCGGTGGCCGCCGCCGCGAGCCTGGGCCTGGCCCTTGGCCGGCTGGGGCCGTCCGTTTCGGGCGTGGTCAACCTGGGCCTGGCCGGGAGTTTCGACTTCGCGGCCGCGCCCCTTGGCGCGCTCGTCGCGGCCACGGCCGAGGCGTTCCCCGAATACGGGCTGCGGGCCAAGGCCGGGGTGGATACCCAGGGCCTGGGCTTTCCCCAGCTCACCCTCGCCGGGGTCCCGGTCTACGACCACCTGCCCCTTGCCCCGGAAGCCGACGCGGCGGCCATGGGTCTCGCCCTCCCCGAAAGCTGCGTCCTGGAAACCGCCGTCACCGTGGCCGGGGTTTCCGGCGAGCCGGACCGGGCCGCGATCCTTTCCCGCAAATACAAGGCCGCGACCGAGTCCATGGAGGGTTTTGCCGTGGCCATGGCCGCGTCCATGGCCGGCGTGCCGTTTCTGGAACTGCGCGCCGTCTCCAACAAGGTCGGCTCGCGCCCGCCGGAAGACTGGGACCTGTCCGGGGCCCTGGCCGCCCTGGGCCGCGCCGCCGACCGGCTTCTTTCCTGA
- a CDS encoding nucleotide sugar dehydrogenase, which yields MITFQDIREKNASIAVIGLGYVGLPLAVALSRHFDVVGFDIKAARVAELENGQDSTLEVEPADLAAATVRYTSDPADLSACKFFIVAVPTPINANRVPELGPLVGASELLGKRLTAGSVVVYESTVYPGLTEEICQPLLEKGSGLAAGKDFFIGYSPERINPGDRVHTLKTVVKIVSGQTPKVTDLLADVYGAVVTAGIHKAPSIKVAEAAKVIENTQRDINIALMNELSLICERLDIDTTDVLEAAGSKWNFLPFRPGLVGGHCIGVDPYYLLYKAQSLNLHPEVIPAGRRINDSMGKHVAEATMKLIIRAECRAATPRIGVLGLTFKENVPDLRNTKVVDIVRELCEFRMHVLVHDPMASPEEAREEYGLTLVPMEELRDLDALIIAVGHDAFKGLSLTDLAGWFRASVEPILVDVKGIFDRAAGEAAGFRYWRL from the coding sequence TTGATCACTTTCCAGGACATCCGCGAGAAGAACGCTTCCATTGCCGTCATCGGCCTCGGCTATGTCGGCCTGCCGCTGGCCGTGGCCCTGTCCCGGCATTTCGACGTGGTCGGTTTCGACATCAAGGCCGCCCGCGTCGCGGAGCTTGAAAACGGCCAGGACAGCACGCTGGAGGTCGAACCGGCCGACCTGGCCGCCGCGACCGTCCGCTACACCAGCGATCCGGCCGACCTTTCCGCCTGCAAATTTTTCATCGTGGCCGTGCCCACGCCCATAAACGCCAACCGGGTGCCGGAACTCGGCCCCCTTGTCGGGGCGTCCGAACTGCTGGGCAAGCGCCTCACCGCCGGCTCGGTGGTGGTCTACGAATCCACGGTCTACCCCGGGCTCACCGAGGAGATCTGCCAACCGCTCCTGGAAAAAGGCAGCGGGCTTGCCGCCGGCAAGGACTTTTTCATCGGCTACTCGCCCGAGCGCATCAACCCCGGGGACAGGGTCCACACCTTGAAAACCGTGGTGAAGATCGTCTCCGGCCAGACCCCGAAGGTGACCGACCTCCTGGCCGACGTCTACGGCGCGGTGGTCACGGCCGGCATCCACAAGGCCCCGAGCATCAAGGTGGCCGAGGCGGCCAAGGTCATCGAGAACACCCAGCGCGACATCAACATCGCGCTCATGAACGAGCTGTCGCTTATCTGCGAACGGCTGGACATCGACACCACCGACGTGCTCGAAGCCGCCGGGAGCAAATGGAACTTCCTGCCGTTCCGTCCCGGCCTCGTCGGCGGCCACTGCATCGGCGTGGACCCCTACTACCTGCTCTACAAGGCCCAGAGCCTGAACCTGCACCCCGAGGTCATTCCGGCCGGGCGGCGCATCAACGATTCCATGGGCAAGCACGTGGCCGAGGCCACGATGAAGCTCATCATTCGCGCGGAATGCCGCGCGGCCACGCCGCGCATCGGCGTGCTCGGGCTCACCTTCAAGGAAAACGTGCCGGATCTTCGCAACACCAAGGTCGTGGACATCGTGCGCGAGCTTTGCGAGTTCCGCATGCACGTGCTCGTCCACGACCCCATGGCCTCGCCCGAGGAGGCCCGGGAGGAATACGGTCTGACGCTTGTGCCCATGGAGGAGTTGCGCGACCTGGACGCCCTCATCATCGCCGTGGGCCACGACGCCTTCAAGGGCCTCTCCCTGACCGATCTCGCCGGCTGGTTCCGGGCGAGCGTCGAGCCCATCCTGGTGGACGTCAAGGGCATTTTCGACCGCGCCGCCGGAGAGGCCGCCGGCTTCCGCTACTGGCGTCTGTAA
- a CDS encoding DUF2065 domain-containing protein has product MHFEWKLFLTALGLAFILEGLPYFLAAEKMPEVLRALSERKPRELRMLGMTAMLVGLLLIIVLRGAG; this is encoded by the coding sequence ATGCATTTTGAATGGAAACTCTTTCTGACGGCCCTGGGCCTGGCGTTTATTCTCGAAGGCCTGCCCTATTTTCTGGCGGCCGAAAAAATGCCCGAGGTGCTGCGCGCGCTTTCCGAACGCAAGCCCCGCGAACTGCGCATGCTCGGCATGACCGCCATGCTGGTCGGGCTGCTGCTCATTATCGTGCTGCGCGGAGCGGGCTGA
- a CDS encoding class I SAM-dependent methyltransferase, with translation MTPTRPQNAFAPIEDVFYGAVAARMLITALEIDLFSALEAGQLPLAKLAARTGTLPLRLEPLLEGLTAQGILTREGVDYAATPAASEYLVPGKPLYQGPAMMLLSHFADSLQGNLAERLRHEDDARQGSDKGWGMETIMEGTLGHALTGALFRVTRFAAELPGFAAMRTLCDVGGNHGAYTMALLDENSDLTGTVLDLPHVVPFTNERCRERGYGERIRAEAFDLRTDGLPREGFDLIVTSHVLYGVADDLEAATRRLATGLRPGGWLISHHFAPGERDAGIEAAHEFMTRLAGYPTHFLSQQSLETAMRAAGLDDFRADAPTPPLGGGLILAGRKRG, from the coding sequence ATGACGCCCACGCGACCCCAAAATGCCTTCGCCCCTATCGAGGATGTTTTTTACGGCGCGGTTGCGGCCCGGATGCTCATCACCGCGCTGGAGATCGACCTTTTCTCCGCCCTGGAGGCGGGGCAGCTGCCACTGGCAAAGCTGGCCGCCCGCACGGGAACCCTGCCCCTTCGGCTGGAACCGCTGCTGGAGGGGCTCACGGCGCAGGGCATCCTTACCCGGGAAGGCGTCGACTATGCCGCCACGCCGGCCGCTTCGGAGTATCTGGTGCCGGGCAAGCCGCTGTACCAGGGGCCGGCCATGATGCTCTTGTCCCATTTCGCCGACTCGCTCCAGGGCAATCTGGCGGAGAGGCTGCGCCACGAGGACGACGCGCGACAGGGCTCGGACAAGGGTTGGGGGATGGAGACCATCATGGAAGGCACCCTGGGCCATGCCCTGACCGGGGCGCTTTTCCGGGTGACGCGCTTTGCGGCCGAACTACCGGGATTCGCCGCCATGCGCACGCTGTGCGATGTGGGCGGCAACCATGGCGCCTACACCATGGCCCTGCTGGATGAAAATTCCGATCTGACCGGAACGGTTCTCGACCTGCCCCACGTCGTCCCCTTCACCAACGAGCGTTGTCGGGAACGCGGGTATGGGGAGCGCATCCGGGCCGAGGCGTTCGATCTGCGGACCGACGGCCTGCCGCGGGAAGGCTTCGACCTGATCGTGACCTCGCATGTTCTTTACGGCGTGGCCGACGACCTGGAAGCGGCCACCCGCCGCCTGGCGACCGGGCTCAGGCCCGGAGGCTGGCTCATAAGCCACCATTTCGCCCCCGGCGAGCGGGACGCCGGTATCGAGGCCGCCCACGAGTTCATGACCCGGCTGGCGGGCTACCCCACCCATTTCCTGTCCCAACAAAGCCTGGAAACGGCCATGCGCGCCGCCGGCCTGGATGACTTCCGGGCCGATGCGCCCACCCCGCCCCTCGGCGGCGGCTTGATCCTGGCCGGACGGAAAAGAGGATAA